From the Hevea brasiliensis isolate MT/VB/25A 57/8 chromosome 15, ASM3005281v1, whole genome shotgun sequence genome, one window contains:
- the LOC110669050 gene encoding transcription factor MYB108 gives MMDVKGRNSNHKNSSSSSSSSTTQSEEEMGDLRRGPWTAEEDFKLINYIAAYGEGRWNSLARCAGLKRTGKSCRLRWLNYLRPDVRRGNITLEEQLMILELHSRWGNRWSKIAQHLPGRTDNEIKNYWRTRVQKHAKQLKCDVNSKQFKDTMRYLWMPRLMERIQAANTTATSTSTATAVVPTIDGTITEATHHHHLINSTITEATHHHHLINSTNTDMGSGQWAVAHVGSEFGVAHVTPSTYTTPETSSTAASSDSLRNQVSPNDYYGISVNPDYFQSGQVGYSESMISPSGYFNQVSDFPAMEHNNNQFWVDGGDTSYNLWNVEDIWFNM, from the exons ATGATGGATGTTAAAGGCAGAAACAGCAACCACAAGAATAGCTCCTCCTCTTCCTCCTCCTCCACCACACAAAGTGAAGAGGAGATGGGTGACTTAAGAAGAGGTCCTTGGACTGCTGAAGAagacttcaagctcatcaattaCATTGCTGCTTACGGAGAGGGTCGCTGGAACTCCCTCGCTCGCTGCGCAG GCCTTAAACGAACCGGAAAGAGCTGCAGATTAAGATGGCTCAACTACTTAAGACCTGACGTTCGACGTGGTAATATCACCCTCGAAGAACAACTCATGATCCTCGAGCTTCATTCACGATGGGGCAATcg ATGGTCCAAGATCGCGCAACACTTGCCAGGAAGAACCGACAATGAAATCAAGAACTACTGGAGAACCCGTGTCCAAAAGCACGCTAAGCAGCTTAAATGTGACGTGAATAGCAAGCAATTCAAAGACACCATGCGATACCTATGGATGCCGAGATTAATGGAGAGAATTCAAGCAGCCAATACCACAGCCACTAGCACTAGCACTGCCACCGCAGTTGTACCCACCATAGATGGCACCATCACAGAGGCCACTCATCACCATCACCTAATCAACAGCACCATCACAGAGGCCACTCATCATCATCACCTAATCAACAGCACCAACACCGACATGGGCAGCGGGCAATGGGCCGTAGCTCATGTCGGGAGTGAGTTTGGGGTTGCACATGTTACTCCTAGTACTTACACTACCCCAGAAACTTCGAGCACGGCTGCATCATCAGACTCATTGAGAAATCAGGTTTCGCCTAATGATTATTATGGCATCTCGGTTAATCCGGATTATTTTCAATCTGGGCAAGTTGGCTACTCGGAGTCAATGATTAGTCCATCTGGTTATTTTAACCAGGTATCGGATTTCCCAGCCATGGAGCATAACAACAACCAATTTTGGGTGGACGGTGGGGATACATCCTACAATTTATGGAATGTTGAGGATATCTGGTTCAACATGTGA